The following are from one region of the Actinopolyspora halophila DSM 43834 genome:
- the hemB gene encoding porphobilinogen synthase, whose amino-acid sequence MYPAVRPRRLRRNAALRRLVSETDVRPRHLVLPMFVHEGVSEPVEIPSMPGVLHHTRDSLRRAAVEAVRSGVGGLMLFGVPAERDASGSAAADPEGVLNVALRDLASELGDETVLMADTCLDEFTDHGHCGVLDDAGNVDNDRTLRLYGEMALAQAEAGAHVLGPSGMMDGQVGAIRESLDAAGFHETSLLAYSAKYSSAFYGPFRDAVDSQLSGDRKTYQQDPANGREARREVDLDLAEGADMVMIKPGMSYLDLVRQTAETSPVPVGVYQVSGEYSMIEAAVERGWLDRQRTVLEMLTSVRRAGADIVLTYWATQAARWLSDEPTGDAS is encoded by the coding sequence ATGTATCCCGCAGTCCGTCCGCGCAGGCTGCGCCGCAACGCCGCGTTGCGGCGGCTCGTCTCCGAGACCGACGTCCGGCCCCGGCACCTGGTGCTGCCGATGTTCGTTCACGAGGGGGTGAGCGAACCGGTGGAGATCCCCTCCATGCCGGGGGTGTTGCACCACACCAGGGATTCGCTGCGCAGAGCGGCCGTGGAAGCGGTTCGGTCCGGTGTCGGCGGGTTGATGCTGTTCGGAGTCCCCGCGGAGCGGGACGCCTCCGGTTCGGCCGCCGCCGATCCGGAGGGCGTGCTCAACGTGGCCCTGCGCGATCTCGCCTCCGAGCTCGGCGACGAGACGGTGCTCATGGCCGACACCTGCCTGGACGAGTTCACCGATCACGGTCACTGCGGCGTGCTGGACGACGCGGGCAACGTGGACAACGACCGGACCCTGCGGTTGTACGGGGAGATGGCCCTGGCCCAGGCCGAGGCCGGTGCTCACGTGCTCGGTCCCAGCGGGATGATGGACGGCCAGGTCGGTGCCATCCGGGAGTCGCTGGACGCGGCCGGTTTCCACGAGACCTCACTGCTGGCTTACTCCGCCAAGTACTCTTCCGCGTTCTACGGCCCGTTCCGCGACGCCGTCGACTCCCAGCTCTCGGGGGACCGCAAGACCTACCAGCAGGACCCGGCCAACGGGCGCGAGGCCCGGCGCGAGGTGGATCTGGACCTGGCCGAGGGCGCGGACATGGTGATGATCAAGCCTGGTATGTCCTATTTGGACCTGGTCCGGCAGACGGCCGAGACCTCCCCGGTGCCGGTGGGGGTCTACCAGGTCTCGGGGGAGTACTCGATGATCGAGGCCGCTGTCGAACGCGGCTGGCTGGACCGGCAACGGACCGTGCTGGAGATGTTGACCTCGGTGCGTCGCGCCGGGGCGGACATCGTGTTGACCTACTGGGCGACGCAGGCCGCGCGTTGGCTGAGTGACGAGCCGACGGGTGACGCTTCGTGA
- a CDS encoding uroporphyrinogen-III synthase produces the protein MTRARNTPGRVAFVGSGPGDSGLLTVRAKHLLTHASLVVTDPDVPADVSALADEAAEVRPAVGEPSDVAGNLAEEAQTGRPVVRLVSGDPFTADAVVREVQEVAKTDVSFEVVPGVSGGTAVPAYAGVALGSAHAEVDVRGEVDWAALANTNGPLVLHAAGSHLAEAASALVEHGMSSQTPVAVTAYGTTVSERTIDTTLASMAGDAGELQGSLVVTVGHVAGNRGGLSWWETRALYGWKVLVPRTKDQAGAMSDRLWSHGAVSHEVPTISVEPPRSPAQMERAVKGLVDGRYQWVVFTSANAVRAVWEKFHEFGLDARAFSGVKIACVGEATAEKVRSFGINPELLPSGDQSSEGLLQDFPPHDEVLDPVARVLLPRADIATETLSAGLTERGWEVDDVTAYRTVRAAPPPAETREMIKTGGFDAVCFTSSSTVRNLVGIAGKPHARTLVACIGPKTAETAKEFGLRVDVRPDVAQVPSLVDSLAEHAARLRAEGALPPPKKAKRTRRS, from the coding sequence ATGACCCGAGCACGTAATACCCCCGGACGAGTGGCATTTGTGGGCTCCGGCCCCGGCGATTCGGGCCTGCTCACCGTCCGGGCGAAGCATTTGCTTACACACGCGTCACTGGTGGTGACGGATCCGGATGTTCCGGCCGATGTGTCCGCGCTCGCGGACGAGGCCGCCGAGGTTCGTCCCGCTGTCGGCGAGCCGTCCGATGTGGCGGGCAATCTGGCCGAGGAGGCGCAGACCGGAAGGCCGGTGGTGCGCCTGGTGTCCGGGGACCCGTTCACCGCGGACGCGGTGGTGCGTGAAGTACAGGAGGTCGCCAAGACCGACGTCTCCTTCGAAGTGGTCCCCGGTGTGTCCGGCGGAACCGCGGTCCCCGCCTACGCGGGTGTCGCGCTCGGTTCCGCTCACGCCGAGGTGGACGTCCGGGGCGAGGTGGACTGGGCGGCGTTGGCCAACACCAACGGCCCCCTGGTGCTGCACGCCGCGGGCAGTCACCTGGCCGAGGCCGCCTCCGCGCTGGTCGAACACGGGATGAGCTCTCAGACGCCTGTCGCGGTCACCGCTTACGGAACCACCGTTTCGGAACGCACCATCGACACCACGCTGGCTTCGATGGCAGGGGACGCCGGTGAACTGCAGGGTTCGCTGGTCGTCACCGTCGGTCACGTGGCCGGAAACCGTGGCGGGCTGTCCTGGTGGGAGACCAGGGCCCTGTACGGGTGGAAGGTGCTGGTCCCGCGGACCAAGGACCAGGCCGGTGCGATGAGCGACCGGCTGTGGTCGCACGGCGCCGTCTCCCACGAGGTGCCCACGATCTCCGTCGAGCCCCCGCGCAGCCCGGCCCAGATGGAGCGGGCCGTGAAGGGGCTGGTGGACGGCCGTTACCAGTGGGTTGTGTTCACCTCGGCCAACGCGGTCCGCGCGGTGTGGGAGAAGTTCCACGAGTTCGGACTGGATGCCAGGGCCTTCTCCGGTGTCAAGATCGCCTGCGTCGGTGAGGCCACCGCGGAGAAGGTGCGCTCTTTCGGCATCAACCCGGAGCTGCTGCCCTCCGGTGATCAGTCCAGCGAGGGGTTGCTCCAGGACTTCCCCCCGCACGACGAGGTCCTCGACCCGGTGGCCAGGGTGCTGCTGCCGCGGGCCGACATCGCCACCGAGACCCTTTCGGCCGGGCTGACCGAGCGCGGCTGGGAGGTGGACGACGTGACCGCCTACCGCACGGTCCGTGCGGCGCCGCCGCCCGCCGAGACGCGCGAGATGATCAAGACCGGTGGGTTCGACGCGGTGTGCTTCACCTCGTCCTCCACCGTCAGGAACCTGGTCGGAATCGCCGGTAAGCCGCACGCCAGGACCCTGGTGGCCTGCATCGGTCCCAAGACGGCCGAGACGGCCAAGGAGTTCGGGCTGCGCGTGGACGTGCGGCCGGACGTGGCGCAGGTTCCCTCGCTGGTGGACTCGCTCGCCGAGCACGCGGCCCGGTTGCGGGCCGAGGGCGCGCTGCCGCCGCCGAAGAAGGCCAAGCGGACCCGACGTTCCTGA
- the hemC gene encoding hydroxymethylbilane synthase produces the protein MTNTLRIGTRGSALAMAQSSTVAEELERAGYTTELVRVSTPGDQSQAPINEIGVGVFTSALREALAAGEVDVAVHSYKDLPTAADPRLALAAVPSREDPRDALVARDGLTLGELPPGSAVGTGSPRRASQLEALGLGLEVRGIRGNVDTRMRKVTDGELDAVVLARAGLARVGRLEVITESLDPLQMLPAPAQGALAVECRVEDVDTEHLLQSVLDDEASRVAVAAERAMLAALEAGCSAPVGALAGVVEDLDEDGRAVRRLSMRGVAATEDNELLRASATGETTAAEQLGTGIAAQLLEAGAALLSGPGSS, from the coding sequence TTGACGAACACTCTCCGTATCGGCACCAGGGGAAGCGCTCTCGCCATGGCGCAGAGCTCGACGGTTGCCGAGGAGCTGGAACGTGCGGGCTACACGACCGAACTGGTCCGGGTCTCCACTCCCGGTGACCAGTCGCAGGCCCCGATCAACGAGATCGGTGTCGGCGTGTTCACCTCGGCGTTGCGCGAGGCGCTCGCCGCGGGTGAGGTCGATGTGGCGGTGCACTCCTACAAGGACCTGCCCACCGCCGCCGATCCCCGGCTCGCGCTGGCCGCGGTCCCCTCCAGGGAGGACCCGCGGGACGCGTTGGTGGCGAGGGACGGTCTGACGTTGGGCGAACTACCCCCGGGCTCCGCTGTGGGGACCGGTTCGCCGCGCCGCGCCAGCCAGCTCGAAGCCCTCGGACTGGGGCTGGAGGTGCGCGGTATTCGTGGCAATGTGGACACCCGGATGCGCAAGGTGACCGACGGTGAGCTGGACGCCGTCGTTCTCGCCCGCGCGGGTCTGGCCAGGGTGGGCCGACTCGAGGTGATCACTGAATCGCTCGATCCGCTGCAGATGCTGCCCGCACCCGCCCAGGGCGCGTTGGCAGTGGAGTGCCGCGTCGAAGACGTGGACACCGAGCACTTGCTGCAGTCCGTGTTGGACGATGAGGCCAGCCGCGTCGCGGTGGCCGCCGAGCGCGCCATGCTGGCAGCGCTCGAGGCCGGCTGCAGTGCGCCCGTGGGCGCACTGGCCGGAGTGGTGGAGGACCTCGACGAGGACGGCCGCGCGGTACGGCGGCTGTCCATGCGCGGGGTGGCGGCAACCGAGGACAACGAGTTGCTTCGCGCATCCGCCACTGGTGAGACGACCGCCGCTGAGCAGCTGGGCACCGGCATTGCCGCCCAGCTGCTCGAAGCCGGGGCCGCGCTGCTCAGCGGGCCCGGCAGTAGTTGA
- a CDS encoding glutamyl-tRNA reductase, with protein sequence MNLLTVGLSHQSSPVRMLERVAVGAEDVDKLLHELLRKEHICEALLVATCNRVEVYAVAETFHGGLDDVTSVLARHSGSEFVELADHLYVHYAGAAVEHMFSVASGLDSMVVGEAQILGQLRQAYSDADRAGTVGKTLHELAQQALRVGKRVHSETDIDSTGASVVSEGLADAERAHGGLTGRSALLVGAGSMGALAAAQLKRLGISDVVIANRTPENGARLAESLRADGLATDTVALDGLTRAVRAADVVVTCTGAVDAVVDAATVSAALSERSSERPLVFCDLGLPRDTEPEVDELPGVTVVDLESLQRRLVEENGGSAEQDASAIIAEEVRSYLATQRSAEVTPTVTALRKRAAEVVDSELLRLDSRLPELDTDVREELTRTVRRVVDKLLHTPTVRVKQLASAPGGSGYADALRELFELDPQTAAVIGTPQAVEDGERATQAVSTSVSHAQGTQATAVSRDRSEQDGEDR encoded by the coding sequence GTGAATCTACTCACCGTCGGTCTGTCGCACCAGAGTTCCCCGGTACGGATGCTCGAACGTGTGGCGGTCGGTGCCGAGGACGTCGACAAGCTGCTGCACGAGCTGCTGCGCAAGGAGCACATCTGCGAGGCACTGCTCGTGGCCACGTGCAACCGCGTCGAGGTCTACGCGGTGGCGGAGACGTTCCACGGAGGGCTCGACGACGTGACCTCGGTGCTGGCGCGGCACTCCGGTTCGGAGTTCGTGGAGCTGGCCGACCACCTCTACGTGCACTACGCAGGGGCCGCCGTCGAGCACATGTTCTCGGTGGCCTCGGGGCTGGACTCCATGGTCGTCGGTGAGGCCCAGATCCTGGGCCAGCTCCGCCAGGCCTACAGCGATGCGGACCGCGCCGGAACGGTCGGCAAGACGCTGCACGAGCTGGCCCAGCAGGCGCTGCGCGTCGGCAAGCGGGTGCACTCCGAGACCGATATCGACTCGACCGGGGCCTCGGTCGTGTCCGAGGGGCTGGCCGACGCGGAACGCGCGCACGGGGGGCTGACGGGGCGCTCCGCCCTGCTCGTCGGTGCGGGGTCCATGGGCGCGCTGGCAGCGGCGCAGCTCAAGAGGCTCGGGATATCCGACGTGGTGATCGCCAACCGCACCCCCGAGAACGGGGCCAGGTTGGCCGAGTCCCTGCGTGCGGACGGCTTGGCCACGGACACGGTGGCCCTCGACGGGCTGACCCGGGCCGTGCGTGCGGCGGACGTGGTGGTCACCTGCACCGGCGCCGTCGATGCCGTGGTCGACGCGGCCACCGTTTCGGCGGCGTTGTCCGAGCGCTCCTCCGAACGGCCACTGGTGTTCTGCGATCTCGGCCTGCCCCGGGACACCGAACCGGAGGTGGACGAGCTTCCGGGCGTCACCGTGGTGGATCTCGAATCGCTGCAGCGTAGACTCGTCGAGGAGAACGGTGGTAGCGCGGAGCAGGACGCCTCGGCCATCATCGCCGAGGAGGTCCGTTCCTACCTGGCCACTCAGCGTTCCGCCGAGGTGACCCCGACGGTGACCGCGTTGCGCAAGCGGGCGGCCGAAGTCGTGGACTCCGAGCTGCTTCGGTTGGATTCGCGGCTGCCCGAACTCGATACCGACGTTCGCGAGGAGCTCACGCGCACCGTCCGCCGTGTGGTGGACAAGCTGCTGCACACTCCGACCGTGCGGGTCAAGCAACTGGCTTCGGCGCCGGGTGGTTCCGGCTACGCCGACGCGCTTCGTGAGCTATTCGAACTGGATCCGCAGACCGCCGCCGTCATCGGCACTCCGCAGGCAGTGGAGGACGGGGAACGGGCGACCCAGGCTGTGAGCACCTCCGTCTCGCACGCCCAGGGGACGCAGGCTACGGCTGTCTCGCGCGATCGCTCCGAACAGGACGGTGAGGACCGTTGA
- a CDS encoding redox-sensing transcriptional repressor Rex, translating into MTAHGEGVRDGDAHGAEEPASEQQSSDGVAIPEPQDRAKAIPEAAVARLAVYLRVLSGFAEQEVHTVSSEELAVAAGVNSAKLRKDLSYIGSYGTRGVGYEVAVLIGQIERTLGLTQQHSVAVIGIGNLGHALANYGGFPSRGFPVAALFDLDPDLMGVPVGGIPVDHVDDIPRVCAERDVTIGAIATPAKGAQEVCDRLVQAGVRCVLNFAPVVLQVPEEVEVRKVDLAVEMQILSFHVARRSQETSEPTTSGADADGAAQSKTRDVNAGVNPVDGMVVRP; encoded by the coding sequence GTGACGGCGCACGGAGAAGGCGTGCGAGACGGCGACGCGCACGGCGCGGAGGAGCCCGCATCGGAGCAGCAGTCGTCGGACGGGGTGGCCATCCCCGAGCCCCAGGACCGCGCCAAGGCGATCCCGGAGGCGGCCGTGGCCAGGCTCGCGGTGTATCTGCGGGTGCTGTCCGGCTTCGCCGAGCAGGAGGTGCACACCGTCTCCAGTGAGGAGCTGGCGGTCGCGGCCGGGGTGAACTCGGCGAAACTGCGCAAGGATCTCTCCTACATCGGCTCCTACGGCACCCGCGGGGTCGGTTACGAGGTCGCGGTGCTCATCGGCCAGATCGAGCGGACGCTCGGGCTGACCCAGCAGCACAGCGTCGCAGTGATCGGAATCGGTAACCTGGGGCACGCGCTCGCCAACTACGGGGGCTTTCCCAGCCGGGGCTTCCCGGTCGCGGCGTTGTTCGACCTCGACCCGGATCTCATGGGGGTGCCCGTCGGGGGGATCCCCGTCGATCACGTCGACGACATCCCCCGCGTGTGCGCCGAGCGGGACGTCACCATCGGTGCGATCGCGACGCCGGCCAAGGGGGCGCAGGAGGTCTGTGACCGTCTCGTGCAGGCCGGTGTGCGGTGTGTTCTCAACTTCGCCCCCGTGGTTCTGCAGGTCCCCGAGGAGGTCGAGGTGCGCAAGGTGGACCTCGCGGTGGAGATGCAGATCCTGTCCTTCCACGTCGCCCGCCGCAGCCAGGAGACCTCGGAGCCCACCACCTCCGGGGCGGACGCGGACGGAGCGGCGCAGTCGAAAACTCGTGATGTGAATGCCGGGGTCAACCCGGTGGACGGGATGGTGGTTCGGCCGTGA
- a CDS encoding glutaredoxin family protein produces MSGTVEHEVTLLVRQNCPACDTAEAELAEVCGELGVPWEVSDVDADTELRAEFGDRVPVILVDGAEHGFWKVEPQRLRSALTR; encoded by the coding sequence GTGTCCGGCACGGTCGAGCACGAGGTGACGCTTCTCGTGCGGCAGAACTGCCCTGCCTGCGACACCGCTGAGGCGGAGCTGGCCGAGGTGTGTGGCGAGCTCGGTGTGCCGTGGGAGGTTTCCGACGTCGACGCCGACACCGAGCTGCGGGCGGAATTCGGTGACAGGGTCCCGGTGATCCTCGTCGACGGCGCGGAACACGGTTTCTGGAAGGTGGAGCCGCAGCGGTTGCGGTCCGCGTTGACGCGCTGA